In Myxococcus stipitatus, the following are encoded in one genomic region:
- a CDS encoding sigma-70 family RNA polymerase sigma factor, with amino-acid sequence MPLGEDRKAILTKYGPYVRSLAATVRKQFNAQLELDELVAYGQIGLLEAAERFDPKVGANFLTFAHYRIKGAIFDGLRKMGVLRGSDARNAFVGERAAAYLGNLSDRESGSSNRGSSFDDDVSDISDAVQGLAMVFASSLEGADSAGYTDESLPADVRLELEQLKTRVRAAIEKLPEKERKLLQGYYFQGRTLEDAGAEIGQSKSWASRLHARAIDRLKELLNEEEELPPTSTDARRLSHGGSDGGRLRGAGGSAKAAGSERPADEQAGRVEVRRSSR; translated from the coding sequence TTGCCACTGGGCGAAGACAGAAAGGCCATTCTCACCAAGTACGGCCCCTACGTTCGGTCCCTCGCGGCGACCGTGCGCAAGCAGTTCAACGCCCAGCTGGAGCTGGACGAACTGGTGGCGTACGGACAGATAGGTCTCTTGGAAGCGGCGGAGCGGTTCGACCCGAAGGTGGGCGCCAACTTCCTGACCTTCGCGCACTACCGCATCAAGGGCGCCATCTTCGACGGCCTGAGGAAGATGGGGGTGTTGCGTGGGTCGGACGCGCGCAACGCGTTCGTGGGAGAGCGGGCGGCGGCGTATCTGGGCAATTTGTCGGACCGCGAGTCGGGTTCAAGCAACCGCGGCAGCTCATTCGACGATGATGTCAGTGACATCTCGGATGCGGTGCAGGGGTTGGCGATGGTGTTCGCCTCCAGTCTGGAGGGGGCGGACAGTGCGGGGTACACCGACGAGTCCCTTCCGGCGGATGTCCGGTTGGAGCTGGAGCAGCTGAAGACGCGGGTGCGGGCGGCGATCGAGAAGCTCCCTGAGAAGGAACGCAAGCTCCTTCAGGGGTATTACTTCCAGGGCAGGACGCTGGAAGATGCCGGGGCGGAAATCGGGCAGTCGAAGAGTTGGGCTTCGCGGCTTCATGCGCGGGCCATCGACCGCCTCAAGGAACTCTTGAACGAGGAGGAGGAACTTCCTCCCACCTCGACGGATGCAAGGAGGCTGTCACATGGCGGGTCCGATGGCGGGCGTCTCCGCGGCGCAGGTGGCTCAGCAAAAGCTGCAGGATCAGAGCGTCCAGCAGACGAACAAGCAGGGCGTGTCGAAGTTCGACGGAGTTCTCGCTGA
- a CDS encoding ABC transporter ATP-binding protein, which produces MNAAVPHSPIVSISNVTKDYTLGKVVVPALRGVELQVHPGEFISIAGPSGSGKTTLLNLIGCVDTATTGVVSVAGQDTKKLTERQLTNLRLHTIGFIFQSFNLVSVLSVFQNVEFPLLLQRKLDKNQRHERVMQLLEQVGLANHAKHRPNELSGGQRQRVAVARALVTRPQLVLADEPTANLDSVTGQHIIDLMKELNQKEGTTFIFSTHDAKVMNHANAVVRLADGKILDRLTPSEAKRAMAAGAEGH; this is translated from the coding sequence ATGAACGCCGCAGTCCCCCACTCTCCCATCGTCTCCATCAGCAATGTCACCAAGGACTACACCCTGGGCAAGGTGGTCGTCCCGGCGCTGCGCGGCGTGGAGCTCCAGGTGCACCCTGGTGAGTTCATCTCCATCGCCGGCCCGTCCGGCAGCGGCAAGACCACCCTGCTCAACCTCATCGGCTGCGTGGACACCGCGACCACGGGCGTGGTCAGCGTGGCCGGGCAGGACACCAAGAAGCTCACCGAACGGCAGCTGACGAACCTGCGCCTGCACACCATCGGCTTCATCTTCCAGAGCTTCAACCTGGTGTCGGTGCTCAGCGTCTTCCAGAACGTGGAGTTCCCCCTCTTGCTCCAGCGCAAACTGGACAAGAACCAGCGCCACGAGCGGGTGATGCAGCTGTTGGAGCAGGTGGGCCTGGCCAACCACGCCAAGCACCGGCCCAACGAGCTGTCCGGCGGTCAGCGCCAGCGCGTGGCCGTGGCGCGCGCGCTCGTCACCCGGCCCCAGCTGGTGCTCGCCGACGAGCCCACCGCCAACCTGGACTCCGTGACGGGCCAGCACATCATCGACCTGATGAAGGAGCTCAACCAGAAGGAGGGCACCACCTTCATCTTCTCCACCCACGACGCCAAGGTGATGAACCACGCGAACGCGGTGGTGCGCCTGGCGGACGGCAAGATTCTCGACCGGCTCACCCCGTCCGAGGCGAAGCGGGCCATGGCCGCGGGCGCGGAGGGTCACTGA
- a CDS encoding tetratricopeptide repeat protein, giving the protein MAESVSEISNSLVPLGRQQAMVLLEAGYLWLDMGQFDKAKEIFSGAAALMPKSEVPQLGLGAVEFAQGRHDKALQAYRSAQRLAPQASLPRAHVGEALLFLGKVPEALKELKAAIDLEPEGDGARLAQALIQAKEAGVLPPAKK; this is encoded by the coding sequence ATGGCGGAGAGCGTCTCGGAGATCTCGAACAGCCTGGTTCCCCTCGGGCGCCAGCAGGCCATGGTGTTGCTGGAGGCCGGCTACCTGTGGTTGGACATGGGGCAGTTCGACAAGGCGAAGGAGATCTTCTCCGGTGCCGCGGCGCTGATGCCCAAGAGCGAGGTGCCGCAGCTGGGGCTGGGCGCGGTGGAGTTCGCGCAGGGCCGGCACGACAAGGCGCTGCAGGCGTACCGCTCCGCGCAGCGGCTCGCGCCGCAGGCTTCGCTGCCTCGGGCCCATGTGGGCGAGGCGCTCCTGTTCCTGGGCAAGGTCCCGGAGGCCCTCAAGGAGCTCAAGGCCGCCATCGACCTGGAGCCCGAAGGTGACGGGGCCCGTCTGGCGCAGGCGCTCATCCAGGCGAAGGAAGCGGGAGTCCTGCCTCCCGCGAAGAAGTAG
- a CDS encoding transcriptional regulator: protein MKELGAAEQRFIESMGLYFERQGSTRIGGRIHGLLMLADEPLSLQQITRVLKVSAASVSTNIRAIMSIGLVDPVSVPGNRQHYYVVNSDGWEARLRTAEDSVKAFVRLCQEAMASPQLANRQHLRDAADFCDFYLSEMAGIAERWRASRSARSAARAPKSKASKGRTA from the coding sequence ATGAAGGAACTGGGCGCCGCGGAGCAGCGGTTCATCGAGTCGATGGGGCTGTATTTCGAACGGCAGGGCAGCACCCGCATTGGCGGGCGCATCCATGGGCTTTTGATGTTGGCGGACGAGCCCCTGTCGCTTCAGCAAATCACCCGCGTCCTCAAGGTGAGCGCCGCGTCCGTCTCCACCAACATCCGAGCCATCATGAGCATCGGGTTGGTGGACCCCGTCAGCGTCCCCGGAAACCGTCAGCACTACTACGTCGTCAACAGCGACGGCTGGGAAGCCCGCCTGCGCACGGCGGAGGACAGCGTCAAGGCGTTCGTCCGCCTGTGCCAGGAAGCAATGGCCTCGCCGCAGCTCGCGAACCGGCAGCACCTGCGAGACGCGGCGGACTTCTGTGATTTCTATCTGAGTGAAATGGCCGGTATCGCCGAGCGGTGGCGCGCCTCACGCAGCGCCCGTTCCGCGGCCCGCGCCCCGAAGAGCAAGGCATCGAAAGGACGCACCGCATGA